In Osmerus eperlanus chromosome 17, fOsmEpe2.1, whole genome shotgun sequence, a single genomic region encodes these proteins:
- the ankrd16 gene encoding ankyrin repeat domain-containing protein 16 — protein MDEEHALKHLIKLTQDGKLCALEKELGVNSKIARIVNKKHFGRSGDTLLHYAARHGHLAVLKFLIKDIGMDIELYNNDYKRGLHEAASMGHKECVSFLIKECAKVDCLKKADWTPLMMACTHQNLGIIQELLSHGADPTLKNKDGWNSFHIACREGDPIVIQHLLLVSPEVWRTESKILRTPLHTAAMHGCEEVVGILLQRCGYNPDTRDSCGVTPFMDAVRNGHISVAKLLLKEHKSSPMATDILGAQSVHQVAVTAQEEALVFLVKDLGVDVNQTATDMQLTALHYASKEGHTSTIKTLLTLGADLHVRDKKGRTALHMACIGQHADTVRTLLQLGLADTEDISGTMAKEHAKKIEVLNVFECK, from the exons ATGGACGAGGAGCACGCTTTAAAACATTTAATAAAACTTACCCAGGATGGTAAATTGTGCGCTCTCGAAAAAGAACTTGGCGTCAACAGCAAAATTGCACGTATTGTCAACAAGAAACATTTTGGGAGATCGGGTGATACGTTGTTGCATTATGCTGCCCGCCACGGCCACTTGGccgttttaaagtttttaataaAGGACATAGGGATGGATATTGAACTGTATAATAACGACTACAAGAGAGGTCTGCATGAAGCTGCTTCAATGGGACATAAGGAATGTGTCAGTTTTTTGATCAAGGAGTGTGCAAAAGTAGACTGCTTGAAAAAGGCTGATTG GACTCCTCTAATGATGGCCTGCACACACCAGAACCTGGGAATCATTCAGGAGTTGCTCTCCCATGGAGCAGACCCCACACTTAAGAACAAGGATGGGTGGAACTCCTTCCATATAGCCTGCAGAGAGGGAGATCCCATAGTCATACAACATCTACTTCTAGTAAGCCCTGAAGTCTGGAGGACAGAGAGCAAGATCCTGAGGACTCCCTTGCACACTGCAG CTATGCACGGCTGTGAAGAGGTTGTCGGCATCTTGTTACAGAG GTGTGGGTATAACCCAGACACTCGGGACAGCTGTGGAGTCACCCCCTTCATGGATGCAGTGAGGAATGGACACATATCTGTAGCCAAACTACTGCTGAAAGAGCACAAG tcctCCCCCATGGCCACAGATATCCTTGGGGCTCAGTCAGTGCACCAAGTTGCTGTCACTGCCCAGGAGGAGGCGCTGGTGTTCCTAGTGAAGGACCTCGGCGTGGACGTGAACCAGACTGCCACTGACATGCAACTCACTGCTCTGCATTATGCGTCCAAG gaaggtcaCACAAGCACTATAAAAACCCTTCTAACATTAGGTGCAGACCTTCATGTGAGGGACAAGAAGGGAAGAACCG CTCTTCACATGGCGTGTATTGGACAGCATGCAGACACAGTCAGGACTCTACTCCAGCTGGGACTTGCAGACACAGAGGATATATCAGGCACCATGGCTAAAGAGCATGCCAAGAAGATAGAAGTGCTCAATGTTTTTGAGTGTAAATGA
- the glt8d2 gene encoding glycosyltransferase 8 domain-containing protein 2 isoform X1: protein MALLRKINRILLTLLVLMVCLILHSKLFRASHRPKHTGSYTEIKRDPGHEPDIALEKPSNIIPVVICASEERIGGTMATINSIHSNTDASVLFYIVTLREAVKLTRQYIEKTKLKGIKYKILEFNPMVLKGKVKPDSSRPDLLHPLNFVRFYLPMLDINHKRIIYLDDDVIVQGDIQELYRTKLAPGHAAAFATDCDLPSTHEVVRSVGMQPVSQTTYMGFLDYRKQVVRDLGINPSDCSFNPGVFVADMAEWKKQKITKQLEKWMQENFKENLYSSAMAGGVATPPMLIVFHDKYTTIDPLWHVRHLGWSPDARYSETFLQEAHLLHWNGRFKPWDYPCVHLDLWEKWFIPDPNGRFSLIRPK, encoded by the exons ATGGCTCTTTTGAGGAAAA TCAACCGCATCCTCCTCACGCTGCTGGTTCTGATGGTATGTCTCATCCTCCACAGTAAGCTGTTCAGAGCATCACATCGGCCTAAACACACAG GATCCTATACAGAAATTAAAAGGGATCCTGGACATGAACCTGATATTGCACTGGAGAAGCCCTCAAACATCATACCAGTGGTCATCTGTGCATCTGAGGAGCGCATAGGGGGAACCATGGCAACCATCAACAGTATCCATAGTAACACGGACGCCAGCGTGTTATTCTATATTGTCACTCTTCGTGAGGCTGTGAAGCTTACACG ACAGTACATAGAGAAGACCAAGCTGAAGGGAATCAAGTATAAAATTCTGGAGTTCAACCCTATGGTACTGAAAGGAAAGGTGAAACCAGACTCCTCCCGGCCTGACTTGTTGCATCCA CTTAACTTTGTGCGCTTTTACCTACCCATGCTTGATATCAACCATAAAAGAATCATCTACCTGGATGATGATGTAATCGTACAAG GTGACATCCAGGAGCTGTACCGAACCAAGCTGGCGCCAGGCCATGCTGCTGCCTTCGCCACAGACTGTGACCTGCCCTCCACACACGAGGTCGTGCGCAGTGTGGGCATGCAG CCTGTCTCCCAGACTACATACATGGGATTTCTGGACTACAGAAAACAGGTGGTGAGAGATCTGGGAATCAATCCAAGTGATTGCTCCTTCAACCCCGGAGTGTTTGTTGCTGACATGGCGGAATGGAAGAAGCAGAAAATCACCAAACAGCTGGAGAAATGGATGCAGGAGAACTTCAA gGAGAACCTCTACAGCAGTGCCATGGCAGGGGGCGTGGCCACTCCGCCCATGTTGATTGTGTTCCATGACAAGTACACGACCATAGACCCACTGTGGCACgtcagacacctgg GCTGGAGTCCTGACGCCAGATATTCGGAGACCTTCCTCCAAGAGGCGCACTTGCTGCATTGGAATGGCCGCTTCAAACCTTGGGACTATCCCTGCGTCCACCTGGACCTGTGGGAAAAGTGGTTCATCCCTGACCCCAATGGCAGGTTCTCTTTGATCCGGCCCAAGTGA
- the glt8d2 gene encoding glycosyltransferase 8 domain-containing protein 2 isoform X2 — protein sequence MALLRKINRILLTLLVLMVCLILHSKLFRASHRPKHTGSYTEIKRDPGHEPDIALEKPSNIIPVVICASEERIGGTMATINSIHSNTDASVLFYIVTLREAVKLTRQYIEKTKLKGIKYKILEFNPMVLKGKVKPDSSRPDLLHPLNFVRFYLPMLDINHKRIIYLDDDVIVQGDIQELYRTKLAPGHAAAFATDCDLPSTHEVVRSVGMQTTYMGFLDYRKQVVRDLGINPSDCSFNPGVFVADMAEWKKQKITKQLEKWMQENFKENLYSSAMAGGVATPPMLIVFHDKYTTIDPLWHVRHLGWSPDARYSETFLQEAHLLHWNGRFKPWDYPCVHLDLWEKWFIPDPNGRFSLIRPK from the exons ATGGCTCTTTTGAGGAAAA TCAACCGCATCCTCCTCACGCTGCTGGTTCTGATGGTATGTCTCATCCTCCACAGTAAGCTGTTCAGAGCATCACATCGGCCTAAACACACAG GATCCTATACAGAAATTAAAAGGGATCCTGGACATGAACCTGATATTGCACTGGAGAAGCCCTCAAACATCATACCAGTGGTCATCTGTGCATCTGAGGAGCGCATAGGGGGAACCATGGCAACCATCAACAGTATCCATAGTAACACGGACGCCAGCGTGTTATTCTATATTGTCACTCTTCGTGAGGCTGTGAAGCTTACACG ACAGTACATAGAGAAGACCAAGCTGAAGGGAATCAAGTATAAAATTCTGGAGTTCAACCCTATGGTACTGAAAGGAAAGGTGAAACCAGACTCCTCCCGGCCTGACTTGTTGCATCCA CTTAACTTTGTGCGCTTTTACCTACCCATGCTTGATATCAACCATAAAAGAATCATCTACCTGGATGATGATGTAATCGTACAAG GTGACATCCAGGAGCTGTACCGAACCAAGCTGGCGCCAGGCCATGCTGCTGCCTTCGCCACAGACTGTGACCTGCCCTCCACACACGAGGTCGTGCGCAGTGTGGGCATGCAG ACTACATACATGGGATTTCTGGACTACAGAAAACAGGTGGTGAGAGATCTGGGAATCAATCCAAGTGATTGCTCCTTCAACCCCGGAGTGTTTGTTGCTGACATGGCGGAATGGAAGAAGCAGAAAATCACCAAACAGCTGGAGAAATGGATGCAGGAGAACTTCAA gGAGAACCTCTACAGCAGTGCCATGGCAGGGGGCGTGGCCACTCCGCCCATGTTGATTGTGTTCCATGACAAGTACACGACCATAGACCCACTGTGGCACgtcagacacctgg GCTGGAGTCCTGACGCCAGATATTCGGAGACCTTCCTCCAAGAGGCGCACTTGCTGCATTGGAATGGCCGCTTCAAACCTTGGGACTATCCCTGCGTCCACCTGGACCTGTGGGAAAAGTGGTTCATCCCTGACCCCAATGGCAGGTTCTCTTTGATCCGGCCCAAGTGA